The following proteins are encoded in a genomic region of Triticum dicoccoides isolate Atlit2015 ecotype Zavitan chromosome 1B, WEW_v2.0, whole genome shotgun sequence:
- the LOC119307969 gene encoding protein IQ-DOMAIN 1-like — protein sequence MGKKVRWFDAVQRILSSSEPDREEKEGKQPAERPTSKSSFKKLWQFGKSSTSTSSSSATPETAPAAQQQPPPQPDQQDAVEAKSAGTTSEQNDGGLRAAALAAPVAAQQPAEATAVVTPRAPARSKEELAVVRIQTACRGYLVRKGYKARAQARLMSLLEGVAVKRQTEDALYSMQMMTRVQTQIYARRVNKDKALKSQAQPKQGPDKTKIGEGWDHTHQSKEQIEATLATKQEAASRRQRALSYALSHQWRNRSPSSSSSSGRGRVTPTLSHPPTFMDPGCPNWGWSLAERCMAASRPWESQTAPPDVKDRAAPAKSVGRAASPRVSISVQIPTTPTGRSARPAGRSSPSTPTQSRSPSALGKTVASPRRAPSPKGSPFKGSGSMLSERPRSSQEHLGTSGVGGGEDKEPSLRRTTSLRSGELPGRLSPRAREVDAGETGGAPVTPSYMQATKSVKAKARCASPAAADKAELPERATLVSSPSMKRRPSLEFAEKQGVSSPRTPRTPTTPSKAKAEIRTKRSPSPRL from the exons ATGGGGAAGAAGGTGAGGTGGTTTGACGCCGTGCAGAGGATCCTGAGCTCGTCGGAACCTGATCGCGAGGAGAAGGAAGGCAAGCAG CCGGCCGAGAGGCCGACGAGTAAATCGAGCTTCAAGAAGCTATGGCAGTTCGGCAAGTCCAGCAcgtccacttcttcctcctccgcgACGCCGGAGACTGCTCCCGCGGCCCAGCAGCAGCCTCCTCCGCAGCCTGATCAGCAGGACGCTGTGGAGGCCAAGTCCGCCGGCACGACGAGCGAGCAAAACGATGGTGGACTCCGAGCCGCGGCGCTCGCCGCGCCGGTGGCTGCGCAGCAGCCGGCAGAGGCCACGGCCGTCGTCACGCCAAGAGCGCCCGCGCGGTCGAAGGAGGAGCTTGCCGTCGTCAGGATTCAGACGGCTTGCAGGGGCTACCTG GTAAGGAAGGGGTACAAGGCGAGAGCACAGGCTCGGCTGATGTCGCTGCTGGAGGGGGTCGCCGTGAAGCGCCAGACGGAGGATGCGCTGTACAGCATGCAGATGATGACGAGGGTTCAGACGCAGATATACGCCAGGAGGGTCAACAAGGACAAGGCTCTCAAGAGTCAGGCCCAGCCTAAGCAAGGGCCTGACAAAACCAAG ATTGGTGAAGGCTGGGATCACACTCACCAGTCCAAGGAGCAGATCGAGGCCACGCTCGCGACGAAGCAGGAGGCCGCGTCGAGGCGGCAGAGGGCCCTGTCCTACGCCTTATCTCACCAG TGGAGGAACAGGagcccttcttcttcatcttcctcggggcgagggagagtgacacCCACGCTGTCGCACCCTCCAACGTTCATGGACCCTGGCTGCCCCAACTGGGGCTGGAGCTTGGCGGAGCGCTGTATGGCGGCGTCCAGGCCGTGGGAGAGCCAGACCGCGCCGCCGGACGTCAAGGACCGCGCTGCTCCCGCGAAGAGCGTCGGCCGGGCCGCCAGCCCGAGGGTGTCCATCTCAGTCCAGATTCCCACCACGCCGACGGGCAGGTCCGCTCGGCCGGCCGGCCGGTCGTCGCCGTCGACCCCGACGCAGTCGCGGTCCCCCTCGGCGCTGGGGAAGACGGTCGCGTCGCCCCGGCGGGCTCCGAGCCCGAAGGGTAGCCCGTTCAAagggtcgggaagcatgctgtcggAGCGCCCGCGGAGCAGCCAGGAGCACCTGGGGACAAGCGGTGTCGGCGGTGGCGAAGACAAGGAGCCCTCGCTGCGACGGACGACGAGCTTGCGGTCGGGGGAGCTGCCGGGGAGGCTGAGTCCACGAGCGAGAGAGGTCGACGCAGGCGAGACGGGCGGCGCGCCGGTGACGCCCAGCTACATGCAGGCGACCAAGTCCGTGAAGGCCAAGGCCCGGTGCGCGAGCCCCGCGGCGGCTGACAAGGCCGAGCTCCCCGAAAGGGCGACTCTGGTGTCCTCGCCGTCGATGAAGAGGCGCCCGTCGCTGGAGTTCGCGGAGAAACAAGGGGTGTCGTCGCCGAGGACGCCAAGGACGCCGACCACGCCGAGCAAGGCGAAGGCGGAGATCAG
- the LOC119347840 gene encoding uncharacterized protein LOC119347840 — MIWLSGVEGGVDPEGRDELPPVDAATDGEAMAQGSFGEADFDAMMVESGGVQDEEEGSSSLAQIQNIAADTAEISDPAVPQHDAEAELNEDDQRTRYHLPPLDKDGFRVSDLVWGKLQGHPWWPGAIFDPSDASELALKHQKEGHHLVAFFGDGSFAWCHESQLKPFMDNCIEMEKQGNSDAFTSAVNSALQELSTRILTATSCSCLPEYLSENGMCYLRGNFGLKAGVTCSKVNQAEILQYFSPEHLLHYMKLLALSPCQGGVLQDLVIACSQLMSFYRSKGYGEIASFQSGSAWAEDGIDTTVTNEVQPSHVKPKRGRGRPRKRKPDDNIELAEGRPIVKPQNEPIVHNNIGETECGEVDISVKKPAKRRRVQRRHGVDTKDLLSGMAASTEMSMIGKTEGDRSEEWKILPCPKEETTDHMQDAYWSGLSLHTVSTHSLKGASGKTRPIRRRRPTRRTCAPSSDLSSPVQNMQPETLDVNRKIEVIKRSIIHVDEKMVHDVNPTALILCFGKSIALPSEMDFIRVFSRYGPLKETETEVHENINTVKVVFRKRVDAERAFSVAGNFGSFGPSLQSFRLANMPFSLRTAELNYPKLHPEDSSMEIPACRLSGGALDSVQIDIIDKAGKGETVKNPSVEHTEMVKLAGQDEGNTERALHAGRRNEESPDVLSDTMQTGIVDDTSKHKLVCVHGVVEALEDTMEVDNTDETRDLRARAFTGYVPKQSLGDEYAFQGIEGVNS; from the exons ATGATCTGGCTTTCGggggtggagggaggggtggaCCCGGAGGGGCGGGACGAGCTGCCGCCGGTGGATGCCGCTACGGACGGGGAGGCGATGGCGCAGGGGAGTTTCGGCGAAGCAGATTTTGATGCCATGATGGTGGAATCTGGTGGGGTGCAGGACGAGGAGGAGGGGAGTAGTAGCCTGGCGCAGATACAGAATATTGCCGCCGACACGGCGGAGATTTCTGATCCTGCCGTACCTCAACATGATGCTGAAGCCG AATTGAACGAAGATGATCAGCGTACTAGATACCATCTTCCTCCCCTTGATAAAGATGGGTTTCGAGTTTCTGATCTTGTCTGGGGTAAATTGCAAGGTCATCCCTGGTGGCCTGGTGCAATTTTTGATCCTTCAGATGCATCTGAGCTGGCATTGAAGCATCAGAAAGAGGGCCACCATCTGGTAGCATTTTTTGGCGACGGTTCTTTTGCGTGGTGTCATGAATCCCAGTTGAAGCCTTTCATGGACAACTGTATAGAGATGGAGAAACAAGGCAATTCTGATGCCTTCACCAGTGCAGTTAACTCTGCGCTTCAAGAACTCTCAACGCGGATATTGACGGCCACGAGTTGCTCTTGTCTCCCAGAATACCTCTCTGAGAATGGCATGTGTTATCTGCGTGGGAATTTTGGGCTCAAGGCTGGAGTTACTTGCTCTAAGGTTAACCAGGCTGAGATATTGCAATATTTCAGTCCAGAACACCTTCTTCATTATATGAAGCTGCTGGCTCTGTCCCCTTGCCAAGGAGGTGTTCTGCAGGATTTAGTGATTGCTTGCTCTCAACTTATGTCTTTCTATCGCTCTAAGGGATACGGTgaaattgcatcatttcaatctggcAGTGCATGGGCAGAGGATGGCATCGACACAACTGTCACCAATGAAGTGCAGCCTAGTCATGTGAAGCCCAAAAGAGGTAGGGGAAGACCTCGTAAGCGAAAGCCTGACGATAACATAGAGTTGGCAGAGGGAAGGCCCATTGTGAAGCCTCAGAATGAACCGATAGTTCATAACAATATTGGTGAAACAGAGTGTGGTGAAGTTGACATCTCTGTGAAGAAGCCAGCAAAAAGGAGGcgtgtgcagaggcgccatggtgtggACACCAAGGACTTATTATCTGGGATGGCAGCTTCTACTGAAATGAGCATGATTGGGAAAACTGAAGGGGACAGGAGTGAAGAGTGGAAAATTTTGCCTTGTCCTAAGGAAGAAACAACGGACCATATGCAGGATGCCTACTGGTCTGGACTGAGTTTACATACTGTCTCCACTCATAGCCTCAAAGGGGCAAGTGGCAAAACAAGGCCGATACGTAGGCGGAGACCGACGCGACGGACATGTGCACCTTCATCAGATCTTTCTTCCCCTGTACAGAATATGCAGCCTGAAACATTGGATGTTAACAGGAAGATAGAAGTGATAAAAAGATCAATTATCCACGTTGACGAGAAGATGGTCCATGACGTAAACCCCACTGCACTTATTTTGTGCTTTGGCAAGTCAATTGCTCTTCCTTCAGAAATGGATTTTATTAGGGTGTTCAGTCGCTATGGACCACTAAAAGAGACCGAGACTGAAGTGCACGAGAACATAAATACTGTTAAAGTTGTCTTCAGGAAACGTGTCGATGCTGAAAGGGCTTTCAGTGTTGCTGGCAACTTTGGTTCTTTTGGACCTTCACTTCAAAGTTTTCGTCTTGCGAATATGCCATTTTCTCTAAGAACGGCTGAATTGAATTATCCTAAGTTACACCCTGAAGATAGTAGCATGGAGATTCCTG CTTGTAGGCTGTCTGGAGGTGCACTGGATTCTGTGCAAATTGACATCATCGACAAAGCTGGCAAAGGTGAAACTGTAAAAAATCCATCAGTTGAACACACTGAGATGGTCAAGCTTGCAGGACAAGATGAAGGCAATACCGAGCGTGCTTTACATGCTGGACGCAGAAATGAAGAGTCACCTGATGTTCTCTCAGATACCATGCAAACTGGAATTGTAGATGACACCTCAAAACACAAACTTGTGTGTGTACATGGTGTTGTCGAGGCCTTGGAAGATACCATGGAAGTTGATAATACGGATGAGACTCGAGACCTGAGAGCTCGAGCTTTTACCGGATATGTACCAAAACAGTCTTTGGGGGATGAGTACGCGTTCCAGGGAATCGAGGGGGTCAACAGTTGA
- the LOC119347854 gene encoding bifunctional purine biosynthesis protein PurH-like isoform X2, protein MVCAAISVAGGPATSLSRRPAPGLRSRRLLWARATSQYTMSRVAPRLSSAMVEAPTPDHDEARIGVKQALISLSDKTDLANLGNGLQSLGFSIISTGGTASSLEAAGVNVTKVEQITHFPEMLDGRVKTLHPSIHGGILARRDQEHHLKALNEHGIGTFDVVVVNLYPFYGKVTSGAISFEDGIENIDIGGPTLIRAAAKNHKDVLVVVDHHDYPALLKYLQEKQADPQFRRMLAWKAFQHVASYDSAVSEWLWKQSNSGDTFPPSFTVPLSMKSALRYGENPHQKAAFYGDRSLSLVNAGGIATAVQHHGKEMSYNNYLDADAAWNCVSEFENPTCVVVKHTNPCGVASRQDVLEAYRLAVKADPVSAFGGIVAFNTTIDEDLAKEIREFRSPTDGETRMFYEIVVAPGYTEKGLEVLKGKSKTLRILEAKRSGKNMLSLRQVSGGWLAQESDDLAPEDITFMTGSERAPTDSELSDAKFAWLCVKHVKSNAIVIAKDNCMLGMGSGQPNRVDSLRIAFRKAGEAAKGAALASDAFFPFAWKDAVEEACENGIGTIAQPGGSMRDKDAVDCCNKYDVSLLFTGVRHFRH, encoded by the exons ATGGTTTGCGCCGCCATCTCAGTAGCCGGCGGACCTGCCACATCCCTCTCCCGTCGGCCAGCACCCGGCCTCCGTAGCCGCCGCCTGCTCTGGGCTCGCGCGACGAGTCAATATACAATGAGCCGGGTTGCGCCGCGGCTGAGCTCTGCCATGGTTGAGGCCCCCACCCCCGACCATGACGAAGCACGCATAG GAGTGAAGCAAGCACTCATATCACTGTCGGATAAAACAGACTTGGCCAATCTTGGAAACGGTCTTCAGAGCTTGGG GTTTTCTATCATCTCCACTGGTGGTACAGCATCAAGCCTGGAAGCAGCTGGAGTGAATGTTACAAAAGTTGAACAGATTACACATTTTCCTGAAATG CTTGATGGAAGAGTAAAAACATTGCACCCCAGTATACATGGTGGTATTCTTGCCCGAAGAGACCAGGAGCATCATCTTAAAGCATTGAATGAGCATGGCATCG GGACATTTGATGTGGttgtagtgaatttgtatccattcTATGGTAAGGTCACCTCTGGTGCAATTTCTTTTGAGGATGGCATTGAAAATATTGATATTGGTGGGCCTACATTGATCCGGGCTGCAGCGAAG AATCATAAGGATGTTCTTGTTGTTGTGGATCATCATGATTACCCTGCTCTATTGAAATATCTACAAGAAAAGCAAGCGGACCCGCAGTTCCGCAGGATGCTAGCATGGAAAGCTTTCCAGCACGTCGCTTCTTATGATTCAGCTGTCTCAGAGTGGTTGTGGAAGCAATCGAACAGTG GAGATACATTTCCCCCAAGTTTTACTGTTCCCCTCTCGATGAAGTCTGCACTTCGTTATGGTGAAAATCCTCATCAAAAGGCGGCATTTTACGGTGACAGGAGTCTTTCTCTAGTCAATGCCGGTGGTATTGCAACAGCAGTTCAGCACCATGGAAAG GAAATGTCCTATAACAACTACTTGGATGCTGATGCTGCATGGAATTGTGTGTCAGAGTTTGAGAACCCTACTTGTGTTGTGGTTAAGCACACCAATCCGTGTGGTGTTGCATCCCGGCAGGATGTTCTTGAGGCATATAGATTAGCTGTAAAGGCAGATCCTGTGAGTGCATTTGGGGGAATTGTTGCATTCAACACCACAATTGACGAG GATCTTGCAAAGGAGATCCGTGAGTTTAGAAGTCCTACAGATGGCGAGACACGGATGTTCTATGAGATCGTGGTGGCACCAGGATACACAGAGAAGGGCCTCGAGGTCCTCAAAGGGAAATCGAAGACGTTGAGGATCCTTGAGGCGAAGAGAAGTGGGAAAAACATGTTGTCGCTCAGGCAGGTAAGTGGTGGTTGGCTAGCTCAAGAGTCGGACGATCTAGCCCCAGAAGACATCACCTTCATGACGGGTTCTGAGAGAGCTCCGACAGACAGCGAGCTCTCGGATGCCAAGTTTGCCTGGCTCTGCGTGAAGCACGTCAAGAGCAACGCCATTGTGATTGCCAAG GACAATTGCATGCTGGGCATGGGAAGCGGGCAGCCAAACAGGGTGGACAGCCTGAGGATCGCCTTCAGGAAAGCAGGGGAAGCTGCCAAGGGAGCCGCTCTGGCCAGCGACGCCTTCTTCCCATTCG CCTGGAAGGACGCCGTGGAGGAGGCGTGCGAGAACGGCATCGGCACGATCGCGCAGCCCGGCGGCAGCATGAGGGACAAGGACGCCGTCGACTGCTGCAACAAGTACGACGTCTCCCTCCTCTTCACCGGCGTCCGCCACTTCAGGCACTAA
- the LOC119347854 gene encoding bifunctional purine biosynthesis protein PurH-like isoform X1 codes for MVCAAISVAGGPATSLSRRPAPGLRSRRLLWARATSQYTMSRVAPRLSSAMVEAPTPDHDEARIGAQGGVKQALISLSDKTDLANLGNGLQSLGFSIISTGGTASSLEAAGVNVTKVEQITHFPEMLDGRVKTLHPSIHGGILARRDQEHHLKALNEHGIGTFDVVVVNLYPFYGKVTSGAISFEDGIENIDIGGPTLIRAAAKNHKDVLVVVDHHDYPALLKYLQEKQADPQFRRMLAWKAFQHVASYDSAVSEWLWKQSNSGDTFPPSFTVPLSMKSALRYGENPHQKAAFYGDRSLSLVNAGGIATAVQHHGKEMSYNNYLDADAAWNCVSEFENPTCVVVKHTNPCGVASRQDVLEAYRLAVKADPVSAFGGIVAFNTTIDEDLAKEIREFRSPTDGETRMFYEIVVAPGYTEKGLEVLKGKSKTLRILEAKRSGKNMLSLRQVSGGWLAQESDDLAPEDITFMTGSERAPTDSELSDAKFAWLCVKHVKSNAIVIAKDNCMLGMGSGQPNRVDSLRIAFRKAGEAAKGAALASDAFFPFAWKDAVEEACENGIGTIAQPGGSMRDKDAVDCCNKYDVSLLFTGVRHFRH; via the exons ATGGTTTGCGCCGCCATCTCAGTAGCCGGCGGACCTGCCACATCCCTCTCCCGTCGGCCAGCACCCGGCCTCCGTAGCCGCCGCCTGCTCTGGGCTCGCGCGACGAGTCAATATACAATGAGCCGGGTTGCGCCGCGGCTGAGCTCTGCCATGGTTGAGGCCCCCACCCCCGACCATGACGAAGCACGCATAGGTGCGCAAGGAG GAGTGAAGCAAGCACTCATATCACTGTCGGATAAAACAGACTTGGCCAATCTTGGAAACGGTCTTCAGAGCTTGGG GTTTTCTATCATCTCCACTGGTGGTACAGCATCAAGCCTGGAAGCAGCTGGAGTGAATGTTACAAAAGTTGAACAGATTACACATTTTCCTGAAATG CTTGATGGAAGAGTAAAAACATTGCACCCCAGTATACATGGTGGTATTCTTGCCCGAAGAGACCAGGAGCATCATCTTAAAGCATTGAATGAGCATGGCATCG GGACATTTGATGTGGttgtagtgaatttgtatccattcTATGGTAAGGTCACCTCTGGTGCAATTTCTTTTGAGGATGGCATTGAAAATATTGATATTGGTGGGCCTACATTGATCCGGGCTGCAGCGAAG AATCATAAGGATGTTCTTGTTGTTGTGGATCATCATGATTACCCTGCTCTATTGAAATATCTACAAGAAAAGCAAGCGGACCCGCAGTTCCGCAGGATGCTAGCATGGAAAGCTTTCCAGCACGTCGCTTCTTATGATTCAGCTGTCTCAGAGTGGTTGTGGAAGCAATCGAACAGTG GAGATACATTTCCCCCAAGTTTTACTGTTCCCCTCTCGATGAAGTCTGCACTTCGTTATGGTGAAAATCCTCATCAAAAGGCGGCATTTTACGGTGACAGGAGTCTTTCTCTAGTCAATGCCGGTGGTATTGCAACAGCAGTTCAGCACCATGGAAAG GAAATGTCCTATAACAACTACTTGGATGCTGATGCTGCATGGAATTGTGTGTCAGAGTTTGAGAACCCTACTTGTGTTGTGGTTAAGCACACCAATCCGTGTGGTGTTGCATCCCGGCAGGATGTTCTTGAGGCATATAGATTAGCTGTAAAGGCAGATCCTGTGAGTGCATTTGGGGGAATTGTTGCATTCAACACCACAATTGACGAG GATCTTGCAAAGGAGATCCGTGAGTTTAGAAGTCCTACAGATGGCGAGACACGGATGTTCTATGAGATCGTGGTGGCACCAGGATACACAGAGAAGGGCCTCGAGGTCCTCAAAGGGAAATCGAAGACGTTGAGGATCCTTGAGGCGAAGAGAAGTGGGAAAAACATGTTGTCGCTCAGGCAGGTAAGTGGTGGTTGGCTAGCTCAAGAGTCGGACGATCTAGCCCCAGAAGACATCACCTTCATGACGGGTTCTGAGAGAGCTCCGACAGACAGCGAGCTCTCGGATGCCAAGTTTGCCTGGCTCTGCGTGAAGCACGTCAAGAGCAACGCCATTGTGATTGCCAAG GACAATTGCATGCTGGGCATGGGAAGCGGGCAGCCAAACAGGGTGGACAGCCTGAGGATCGCCTTCAGGAAAGCAGGGGAAGCTGCCAAGGGAGCCGCTCTGGCCAGCGACGCCTTCTTCCCATTCG CCTGGAAGGACGCCGTGGAGGAGGCGTGCGAGAACGGCATCGGCACGATCGCGCAGCCCGGCGGCAGCATGAGGGACAAGGACGCCGTCGACTGCTGCAACAAGTACGACGTCTCCCTCCTCTTCACCGGCGTCCGCCACTTCAGGCACTAA